The Candidatus Babeliales bacterium DNA window TCCATTCAACATTAGGTTATCTAACGCCGGATGAGTTTGAACAGAAATATCTTATAGGAGCAGTAGGGTGAAGCTCGCCTTACCGGCGACAGAGGTAATCCACTCTAGGTTCCTTGTGTCTACAAAACTGTTGCAAGATCAATACAAAGAATGGACGGTCTTGTAGCGATCTACCACTGCAGTCGGAAACTTAGCTTGTAAGCGCTGGAGATCGGCGATAGTTTTTTGTGCTTCTAGAAATCTAATCACGCTGTGCCGCGTTGCAGGGGTTGGCATATAGGTTCTTGCGAACATGCCATAGGCATTGTTTGTTGCCAATAACAGCGTTGTGTAGAGTAGTACTATTCTTTTCATAAATGATATTTCCTGTTTTACGTGTGTTTTTATTTTTACGGTTGCTTAGTGTTGATCAAAAACTGTTTTTTGTATAGTTCTTTTTTAAGAACTTATCCGAAAAATCTCACCATATTTGAACGCTAACTAGAACAAAAGGCCCTCGATCGTCGTCACGAGCCCGTCTTCGCTTGCAGCTACGCCGGGCAGGCCGCCGACTTGTCCGCCGAAGCCTTGGCGAAGGAGGATTCGCGTGCGGGTGATCCAGGTTAATAAAGAAATATTTAACTGAATTCAATGTATTGTGCCGCGCTCATACTGAGCGCATAATTGCCTGGATGGCTGCGCATACACTCGCCAAGAGGATGGAATGCCAAAAATGCTCTAGAATGTCTATCGTTTGCAATATTTTGCAATACATTAACGCTCAACACGTTTTCGGATAAGACTTAAGTTGAAAAAAAGAGAGCAAATGTACGGTTTGACCGCATCATTTGCTCTGGGTATAACACGCTACATCAATGTTTTTTACAGTTTTGATTTGATGCTTCCTTTTTTTAAAAATATAGGGACATGCTAAAACATTTTTTTGGGCAGATGCAATGTTATGCGATCGCGTACATTTTTTGGTGACTACAACATAGAAAAAGGTAGTGAAAACGCGCATCTGTTGATTTGGAAAGAGAACTTGCAGTTGTATGTATGTTGTATTCGAGAAAAAAATCAGGCGTAAAATCTTTTGGTGAGTTGACCATAAGGAAAGAATAATGATCATAAGATATATGAACTATTTCTTTTTGATCGCTACATTGTTTTTTAGCGTTAACATGCAGTCACATGGTTTTGGTGAACAAACATTTATTAGAGCTGCACACAAGGATGGCCCGATTAAGGGCTGTTGGGCAATGAATCAAGTTGTTCGCCTTGCTCGCGAAGATAAAAAACAATATGTAGTCAGTTATGATGAAAAAACTGATCGATGGGTAAGCAAGAAGATAAAATCAGTTGGCCAGAGTAAGGCCAGTTGTTGTTGTCGTATATCATTCAATAAGCCTTCGCTTGATATGATATGCACCCCGACACAAGTTTTTTATCGGATGACTGATAAGCAATGGGTGCCAGCATACATGCTCAATGTTGGAGATTTTTTGCTGTGTGAGGGCCATACAGAGATTCAAATTGCTGCATTATCGGTGATTCCGGAAACAACACAAGTATATGCGCTTGAAATAGAAGATACGCATACATTTTTAGTTGGTATGGAAGCTGTTGTTGCGCATAATATTGCTATTCCTTGGCAAGCAGTGATTGGATTTTCTATTTCTTACGATCTGGGAGTAGGCGGTTGTTTAGGCGGCGTTACTTTAGGACCTGTCGGATTGGTAGGAGGTATTGCCCTTGGCGGTGTAGCAAGTTGTGTTATAAAATATTGTACTCGCGAGCGAATTGCCGAATATGATGTTGAATTAGAACCGGAAGTTTTGAGAAGTGTATTTGGTGGGACGAGCTCTTATGCAAAGAGTAAGGGGAAAGGAGAGGAGAAGGGCAAGGAAGGTGACAAGGGTAAGGAAGAAGCGAAAGATAAGGAAAAGGATAAAGATGGAAAAGCACCAGGTAAACCAAATACAGAAGAAGATGGTTTTGTTCCGGAGAAAAAATGGGATGGAAGGAAAGTGAAACATCCTCACACTGGGCAGCGTGGGTATCCTAATGAGGATGGCAACTTATGGGTGCCATCTGGCGAATCTGGTCATGGAGGGCCTCATTGGGATATTATAGATAAAAAAGGAAAACATATTGGTAATGTTCATCCGGGAGGCCACATACGAGGAGCAAAATGAAAAATGTTAAAGATAAAAATATGTTAATTTGTAAGAGCACTAAGTTTTATTGTAAAAAAGATGAAGAGGCTTTTTTTGAATGCATAAAAAAAATTACATGTATTGATAAAATTTCAGGCGCAGGTAAAGAGCTGTATTTGCATTTGGCTGCAGATGAGTTACATGATAATGATTTGCGAGACATTATAGGATTGTTTTTTAGGTACAATGTAGATATGAAACAGCTTGCCAGGTTCTTAACCGATAGAAATAGAGTATGGTTTTTTGATAAACCAAAAGGATATTTCAGAGGATATTGGCATCAACGAGTATTTGGTCGTGCAAAAAAATCTTAATGATGAGGTATAAGGTGTATGGGTAGTTGTATTTTTACGTATAAACGGGGTATTAAGTATAGTTATTCATTTGATCAGCTTAATTATCAAGTAGGTCTTAAATGTAGACAGCCGACTAAAGATGATGGCTTTGTTGAACAAAAAAATTGGGATGGCAAAAAGGTGATACAACGAAGAGGCTATGGATGGCCAGATGTGAAAGGTAATATTTGGATTCCATCGGAGCTTGCTGATGATCGAGGCGTTCATTGGGAAGTGCAGTATCCTGATGGTGATTATGATCTAGTTTTTGCAACCGAAAATCGTGAGAAGAAACAATGACCGATAACAGAGAGAATATTTTAGTATGCAAACGGGTGGGATTCGTTGATCAAAAAGGCGAAGATGCCTTTTTTGAGTGGATTAAAAAGATAGAATTCATCGATAATTTCTATGGCCGTGGTGATGAGTTGTATTTGGAAACTCTGTCATACGATGATATTAGTGATGATGAATTAGATGATCTAATAGGTCTGTTCTATCGCTATAAGATAGCTAATATGAATCAACTTGCACGATTTTTAAATGATCGTAATAAGCATTGGTTTTACGACAATAAAAAAGCATTTTGGCATAAAAAAGTTTTTGGTGAGTAACTATTTAAGATATATGCGATTTATTATGTTTAGATGGGCATTTTTTAGATGTCCATTTTGTTTTTGTGTAGGCCATTCGGTATACTATCCCTTCTGCAGCGCTTTATTAAAAAATTGTTACAGCAACTATGAAAGGATCATATACCATGTCTATTGTAATCAGAACGTGTGCACGATTATTACTTTTGCACGATAACAAGGTGTTGCTTATGAAGATTGGGGATTTGGACATTGGTCCAGTTGGCGGAGTAAAGCGTGAAACATTTTGGTGTACCATTGGCGGTGGTATGGAAGAAGGGGAAACGATTGAGCATGCAGCTTTGCGAGAAGTGTATGAAGAAACGGGTATTGCAAAAGAACTCGTGGAACTTGGGCCGCTTGTGTGGTGTACCGAAATCGATTTAATCTGGAAAGAACAAGCGACGCGATTTAAAGAGTATTATGTGGTGGCTAAGACGGCACAAAAAGAGGTGACCCTGCATGCGCTTACTGACGATGAAAAAGCGGTAGTAAAAGAGCTGCGGTGGTTTTCTTTGCAGGATATTATTGATTGTAAAGATCCAATTTTTCCTGAATTTTTACCGGAATATTTGCCTGCTATCTTGGCAGGTGATTATCCAAAAGAAATGTTGGAATTTGATTTGAATATATAACATTAAAGAAAGAACTATGATGATTACAAGACAAAATATATGGATAGCGATTGTAGGTTTTTTATTAATAACTGTTCATCCAATAGAGCCAGCAGCAGAAGCGTGGAATTGGGTGCGGAAAGCGCTGGGCAGTGGATCGCAAAAGCAAAAACCTAAATCTATCAAAACGACCGAAGGGTTGTGTTTAGCACTCCCCTCGGTAATACAGAAAAAAATATTATTCGATTTTTTACTAACAGAAGCTCAAAGAGCTTCCTTATCTGATCAAGATGTGATAGCGGTAGCACCTGTTATGAATATTGATGAAAGAAATGTGAGTCTTTTTGATGTGAGCCCCAATGGTAAATTTCTGGTAACGTATGTGCCAGGTGCAACAATCTCTGTTTTTAACATAGAGACGCATGAGTTGTTAGATCAATGGCAAGATAGAGATTTGGATGGTATTTCGGTTATAAAAATTAGCCCTGAAGGAGAGCGCGTAGCGACAGGAAGAAATCATTTTGTCTCTCTTCCAGGAATAAAGGTAGTTCCCGTTGGTTCTCATGGAAAACAAGAATTTTCTTTTGGCAAAGAAGCGGCTTCAAATTTAGAAGGAATGCTCCATCATAAGGACATTCAGATTAGTACGAATGGTAACATTATTACAACGATAGAACACCAGGTTAGAAGAACGCGCGATGAATATCGCGAGCCGGGCGAGCCGACCTTTTTGAAGACGCTCATACGTGCATGGAATGTTGATAAAAAAACAGTACTGCTGAGAATGGAAGAAGATGCTCCGCATGTTGTGGTGAGTGGCGATCGGCGCAAGGCTTTGGCGTGGGCAGATGATAAAAGTGATGCGCAGTGCAAGAGTGTACCCGAGGGAGAACTCTTATATACACTGCCGGGATCTGTAACGCAGGGTGCATTCAGTGCTGATAACTCTTTGTTGGCGTGCGTGCGCGGTTATAACGTAGAAGTGTATGATGCGAGTTCAGGGGTGCCAAAATATCGTTTTAATAATCGGGCTGGAAACTATACAAGATCGATAGCATTTACGGGTAATAATGATTTGGTGATCACTGGTTTGAATGGGCAGGGAAAGAGTAGTGCAGGAGTATACAGTAATAAAAAACATGGAGAGCTTTTACGCGTATTCACTATTTTACAGAAATATGCAAAAATAAACGCTTTTTGCGAACCACAATTTCGTAGCAATCTACTTACTATTGCTGGTGGTACACGGCTTATTACAAGGCAGGGAGAAGATGGGGCAATGAGAGTGTGGGGAGCTAGGACACCCGTTAATCACATGCACACACACCTTCTGAATCAACAAAGGCAGCAGCAAGCGCGATTGGAAAGACGTGGCAGTGAAGAGAAGGGTGATGCATAAAAATAAATTGACAACAGGGTAGTTTATGAAAATTGCCATTATTGGAAATTGCGGATCGGGAAAATCCACGCTTGGACTGAAACTACACCACTTATTGGGTATTCCATTATACCATTTAGATCAGTATTTTTGGCGACCTGGTTGGCAGGAACCGGATCGTGCAGAGTTTCAAAAAATTCATGAAGGGTTGTGTGATCGGCAGTCGTGGATTATAGAGGGCATGGCGATTAGGTTTTTTGATTATCGCATTCAAAAAGCTGATGTGATTATTTTTTTGGATATGCCAACAGCTCTTTGTTTGTACCGGGTTTGTAAACGGGCGGTTACCCATTTTGGCAAAGTCTATTTTTCAAGTGCCCCGGGCTGTCCCGAGCGAGGTCCTGATCGTAAATTTTTAAAATTTATTTGTTCATATAATAGGGATAAAAGGCCTGTTATTGAGTCGTTATTACATCAGTATACAGATACAAAGAAGATTTTCGTTATCAGGAATAAGCATGAGGCGGACGATTTTATAAAGCATTGGCCCATGGAATAATACAATAAAAAAAAGCATGGTAGAGATCATGCGTACTTATTTTTAGCGTTGTTATTGAATGTGTCATTACATTTTTACTATCTTTTTCCTGATTAACGTTTTAAAAATACAATTTTCATGAAAGGGGAGTGATGATGCAGTGGCGACGTTGTTTCGAATCCAGTATGTACTTTATTATTTTAGTAATTGGTGTTGGCACCCATAGCTTTTGTTTTGCCGCTAAAAACTCCAGTATTAAAAAAGAGGTTATGAAAATTCAGCAAGAGGAAGAGCTTCCTCTTACTGAAGATCTAATGCGTGAGCATGGTGTCCTTAATCGGGTCCTATTAATATATGAAGAAATTATTAGAAGAATTGAAGGAAACGAGTTACCAGAGCAATCCCTGTCTCAAGCCGTTGTCATTATTAAAGATTTTATTGAAAATTATCATGAAAAACTTGAAGAAGATTACCTATTTCCGCTGTTTGAGAAAAGCAAAAGGCAAGTTTCTTTGGTCAAAACTCTCCGTAAACAACATGTAAAAGGTAGAGATATTACTGCGGAGCTGCAAGGACTTATTGATATGGGGGGGCCAAAGAATAAAAAAAGAGAAAAGCAGATTGTAAGATTACTAAAAAGGTTTATTACCATGTATAGACCGCATGAAGCGCGTGAAGATACTGTACTGTTTCCACAAGTACGGTCATTAGTGAGTAAAAAAGAGTTTGAGCAGTTGGGAGACAAATTTGAGGATCTCGAATATAAACTATTTGGCGAAGAAGGTTTTTTTGGGATAGTAAAAAGAGTTGCTGCTATTGAAAAAGAGCTAGGCATTTATAATCTTGAACAATTTACCCCAACGACCTATCCATAACGATATAACAAAAACATTAATTATTGACTGGCTGTCGATCGACTCTTTATTCTTGTTTTGTATGATATATGACATATGTACTATGTCTAATACAATAAGAAGGAGATAGGAATGATCAAGAAGTTATGCATCGTGGCATTATTGTTGAATATGCAAGTGGGGCATGCGGTAAATGTTAATGTATATAACAACATCCCCGTAAAGATGTATGCACGCTGGGAATTTGTAGGAGATTATTTCAGACGAGAGATCCCTGCAGCGATATTGACCGCGCTC harbors:
- a CDS encoding hemerythrin domain-containing protein; this translates as MMQWRRCFESSMYFIILVIGVGTHSFCFAAKNSSIKKEVMKIQQEEELPLTEDLMREHGVLNRVLLIYEEIIRRIEGNELPEQSLSQAVVIIKDFIENYHEKLEEDYLFPLFEKSKRQVSLVKTLRKQHVKGRDITAELQGLIDMGGPKNKKREKQIVRLLKRFITMYRPHEAREDTVLFPQVRSLVSKKEFEQLGDKFEDLEYKLFGEEGFFGIVKRVAAIEKELGIYNLEQFTPTTYP
- a CDS encoding NUDIX domain-containing protein, which codes for MSIVIRTCARLLLLHDNKVLLMKIGDLDIGPVGGVKRETFWCTIGGGMEEGETIEHAALREVYEETGIAKELVELGPLVWCTEIDLIWKEQATRFKEYYVVAKTAQKEVTLHALTDDEKAVVKELRWFSLQDIIDCKDPIFPEFLPEYLPAILAGDYPKEMLEFDLNI
- a CDS encoding WD40 repeat domain-containing protein, with the protein product MMITRQNIWIAIVGFLLITVHPIEPAAEAWNWVRKALGSGSQKQKPKSIKTTEGLCLALPSVIQKKILFDFLLTEAQRASLSDQDVIAVAPVMNIDERNVSLFDVSPNGKFLVTYVPGATISVFNIETHELLDQWQDRDLDGISVIKISPEGERVATGRNHFVSLPGIKVVPVGSHGKQEFSFGKEAASNLEGMLHHKDIQISTNGNIITTIEHQVRRTRDEYREPGEPTFLKTLIRAWNVDKKTVLLRMEEDAPHVVVSGDRRKALAWADDKSDAQCKSVPEGELLYTLPGSVTQGAFSADNSLLACVRGYNVEVYDASSGVPKYRFNNRAGNYTRSIAFTGNNDLVITGLNGQGKSSAGVYSNKKHGELLRVFTILQKYAKINAFCEPQFRSNLLTIAGGTRLITRQGEDGAMRVWGARTPVNHMHTHLLNQQRQQQARLERRGSEEKGDA